A genome region from Manihot esculenta cultivar AM560-2 chromosome 5, M.esculenta_v8, whole genome shotgun sequence includes the following:
- the LOC110614657 gene encoding two-pore potassium channel 5, with protein sequence MENEPCIASQTRPQLQPILEHHDLPSTLPQSLYSPLIFSEIQDHPTDQPSSTSRLPTDDRWKPGSLHRCKTAPAMVVMRGLKPQPPQDPKPQSDSGSIIRQSIFLLFMYLLLGVVIYSFNRDNFSGVETHPVVDALYFCIVTMCTIGYGDIAPLTPGTKVFACVFVLVGFGFIDILLSGVVNYVLDLQESMILAGIQMGKAHQGFSARDYIVDVEKGRMRIRLKVGLALGVVILCIGMGMLVLYFVEDLDGIDAIYLAVMSVTTVGYGDRAFKTLPGRLFAAIWLLVSTLAVARAFLYLAEARIDKRHRRITKWVLHRDITVDDLLAANINNNAFISKSEYVIYKLKEMGKIEEKDILQICDQFSKLDPNNLGKITLPDLLENHL encoded by the exons ATGGAAAATGAGCCTTGTATAGCCTCCCAAACAAGGCCTCAGCTCCAACCCATTCTCGAACACCATGATCTCCCCTCGACTCTCCCTCAGTCTCTCTACTCTCCTTTAATCTTCTCTGAAATCCAGGACCACCCAACAGATCAACCCTCTTCTACATCCAGACTCCCGACGGACGACAGATGGAAACCGGGTTCTCTCCACCGCTGCAAAACGGCTCCAGCTATGGTCGTAATGCGAGGCTTGAAGCCACAACCACCCCAAGATCCCAAACCACAATCCGACTCCGGCTCCATTATCAGGCAATCCATTTTCCTGCTGTTTATGTATCTACTTCTTGGCGTGGTTATCTACTCGTTTAACAGAGATAACTTCTCCGGTGTGGAAACCCATCCGGTTGTCGATGCCCTCTATTTCTGTATAGTAACTATGTGTACTATTGGCTATGGTGATATAGCTCCTTTGACACCAGGAACAAAAGTCTTTGCCTGCGTATTTGTATTGGTTGGTTTTGGATTCATAGACATATTACTTAGTGGGGTTGTTAACTACGTTCTTGATTTGCAAGAGAGCATGATCTTGGCTGGGATTCAAATGGGCAAAGCCCACCAAGGATTTTCAGCTAGGGATTACATTGTCGATGTTGAGAAGGGCAGGATGAGGATACGGTTGAAAGTTGGATTGGCACTTGGCGTGGTGATTTTGTGTATTGGAATGGGTATGTTGGTTCTGTACTTTGTAGAGGATCTGGATGGGATTGATGCGATATATTTAGCAGTTATGTCAGTTACTACAGTTGGGTATGGTGATAGGGCATTTAAGACTCTGCCCGGAAGGCTGTTTGCAGCTATTTGGCTTTTGGTTTCAACGCTGGCGGTGGCAAGGGCGTTTCTTTATTTGGCAGAAGCTAGGATTGATAAAAGGCACAGAAGGATCACCAAGTGGGTTTTGCATAGGGATATTACCGTTGACGACTTGCTTGCTGCGAATATCAATAACAATGCTTTCATTAG CAAATCAGAATATGTAATCTACAAGCTCAAAGAGATGGGGAAGATTGAGGAGAAAGATATATTGCAGATATGCGATCAATTCAGCAAACTAGACCCCAACAACTTGGGAAAGATAACTTTACCTGATTTGTTGGAGAACCATTTATGA